From Pseudomonas fluorescens:
AATATCGCTGATGATGTCGGGAAGCCGGCAATTGTCCTACTTCGAAAGATTCAGAACAACCACCGTCGTCTATTGTCCCTATACCTTGTGCCTATAAATACGTCACTGCGGGAGCGAGGCCGCTCCTACAGGGACAGCAATACACGCATTAAGAGCGCCCCGGTTATGTTTGGCCGAAGGCTTGTGTCATGATGATCCGACCGCAGGTTAGTCGTCCTCTTCCTATATGAATAGATCCTCCGCGTTGCTCCTTGCTTTTGTCTTCCTCAGCGGCTGCCAGGCCATGGCACCCGTGTCGCCGGACGGTACACCGCCGGTGGAGGACAGCACCCCCGCCCCTGAAAAGCCCAAGGTTTATTCCTCGTTCAGTGAAGAAACGGTGTACAGCCTGCTGACCGCAGAACTGGCCGGCCAGCGCAATCGTTTCGATATTGCACTGGATAACTACGTGACCCAGGCCATCAACACCCAGGACCCAGGGATCTCCGAGCGCGCGTTTCGCATCGCCGAGTACCTGGGGGCAGACCAGGCGGCGCTGGACACCTCACTGATCTGGGCGAAAAACGCACCGGACGACCTGGAAGCCCAGCGGGCGGCGGCCATTCAATTGGCGCGCGCCGGGCGCTATGACGATTCCATGGTCTATATGGAAAAAGTCTTGCAGGGCAAGGGCGACACCCATTTCGACTTCCTGGCGCTGTCGGCGGCCGACACCGATCAGGACACGCGCAACGGGTTGATGAAGAGTTTCGACCGCCTGCTGCAAAAACACCCGAAGAACAGCCAACTGGTGTTCGGCAAAGCCTTGCTGCTGCAACAGGACGACGAGCCCGAAGCAGCCCTGACACTGCTGGAGAAGAACCCGCCGGAAGACGGCGAGATCGCCCCGATCCTGCTGCGCGCACGTTTGCTGCAGAACCTCAATCGCGGCAAGGAAGCGATTCCGCTGCTGGAAAAAAGCATCAAGAAGTACCCGGAAGACAAACGCCTGCGCCTGACTTACGCGCGCACGCTGGTCGAGCAGGACCGTATGGAGGACGCCAAGGTGCAGTTCGCCAACCTGGTCCAGCAATACCCGGACGACGACGAACTGCGCTATTCCCTGGCACTGGTGTGCCTGGAAGCCAAGGCCTGGGATGAGGCCAAGGGCTACCTGGAAGACCTGATTGCCCGCGAAAGCCATGTGGACTCGGCGCACCTGAACCTGGGCCGCATCGCTGAAGAGCGCAACGACCCGCAGGCCGCCTTGCTCGAATACGCCCAGGTCGGCCCCGGCAACGATTACCTGCCCGCGCAATTGCGCCAGGCCGATATCCTGATGAGCAACGGGCGCGCGGATGAGGCGGAAAAACGCCTCGCGGCTGCCCGCGAGGCCGAACCGGACTACGCGATCCAGCTGTACCTGATCCAGGCCGAGACACTGTCGGCCAACAATCAGGGCGAGCGCGCCTGGAAGGTGTTGCAACAAGCCTTGCTGCAATACCCGGACGACCTGAACCTGCTGTACACGCGCGCCATGCAGGCGGAAAAACGCGATGACCTGGCGCAGATGGAAAAAGACCTGCGCCTGATCATCAAGCGCGACCCGGACAACGCCATGGCCCTGAACGCCCTGGGCTACACCTTGTCCGACCGCACCACACGCTACGCCGAAGCCAAGGTGCTGATCGAACAAGCCCACAAGCTGAACCCGGAAGACCCGGCCGTGCTCGACAGCCTGGGCTGGGTGAACTACCGCCTGGGAAACCTGGACGAAGCCGAGCGCCTGCTGCGCCAGGCACTGGAACGCTTCCCCGACCAGGAAGTCGCCGCACACCTGGGTGAAGTGCTGTGGGCCAATGGCAAGCAGCGCGAAGCTCGACAAATCTGGGCAAAGTTCCTCAAGGAACAACCCGAAAGCGCCATTCTGCGCGGCACCATCAAACGCCTGACCGGATCCGAGACCCTTTAAGCTTATGTTCTTGCGCCACGTTATCGTTTTCAGCTTCATCGCCCTGCTCGCCGGTTGCGCAGGCTTCGGCGCCCGTGAATCCGTTGAGGGCCAGGGCAACCCGGCGCAATGGAAGCAACACAAGGATCAGCTCAGCAGCATCGATGGCTGGCAGATCGAAGGCAAGGTCGGGGTGCGGGCACCGAAAGATTCGGGCAGCGGTACCCTGTTCTGGCTGCAACGCCAGGACTACTACGACATTCGCCTATCCGGCCCGCTGGGGCGTGGCGCGGCCCGCCTGACGGGTCGACCGGGGCAGGTCAGCCTCGAAGTGGCCAACCAGGGCCGTTATGAAGCGACTTCGCCGGAAGATCTGCTGGAACAACAGATCGGTTGGAAGCTGCCCGTCTCGCACTTGGTGTGGTGGGTACGCGGCTTGCCGGCACCTGACAGCAAGAGCCGCCTGAGCCTTGATGGCGACAGCCGCCTGGGCACCCTGGAACAGGATGGCTGGCACGTCGAATATTTGAGCTACGTGCAACAGAACGGCTACTGGCTGCCCGAGCGCATCAAGCTGCACGGCCCCGACCTTGACGTCACGCTGGTGATCAAGGACTGGCAACCGCGCAAACTGGGGCAATAACGTGACAGCACAGAAACTGACCCTGCCCTCCCCGGCCAAACTCAACCTGATGCTGCACATCCTCGGTCGCCGTGAAGATGGCTATCACGAGTTGCAGACGCTGTTTCAATTTCTCGACTACGGCGACGAACTGACCTTCGCCTTGCGCGACGACGGCGTGATTCATCTGCATACCGAATTCGAAGGCGTGCCTCACGACAGCAACCTGATCGTGAAGGCGGCGAAAAAACTTCAGGAACAATCTGGCTGCGCCCTCGGCATCGATATCTGGATCGACAAGATCCTGCCCATGGGTGGCGGCATCGGTGGCGGCAGCTCGAATGCGGCGACCACACTGCTGGGTTTGAATCACTTGTGGCAGCTGGGCTGGGACCTCGATCGCCTGGCTGCGCTGGGCCTGA
This genomic window contains:
- a CDS encoding tetratricopeptide repeat protein, which gives rise to MNRSSALLLAFVFLSGCQAMAPVSPDGTPPVEDSTPAPEKPKVYSSFSEETVYSLLTAELAGQRNRFDIALDNYVTQAINTQDPGISERAFRIAEYLGADQAALDTSLIWAKNAPDDLEAQRAAAIQLARAGRYDDSMVYMEKVLQGKGDTHFDFLALSAADTDQDTRNGLMKSFDRLLQKHPKNSQLVFGKALLLQQDDEPEAALTLLEKNPPEDGEIAPILLRARLLQNLNRGKEAIPLLEKSIKKYPEDKRLRLTYARTLVEQDRMEDAKVQFANLVQQYPDDDELRYSLALVCLEAKAWDEAKGYLEDLIARESHVDSAHLNLGRIAEERNDPQAALLEYAQVGPGNDYLPAQLRQADILMSNGRADEAEKRLAAAREAEPDYAIQLYLIQAETLSANNQGERAWKVLQQALLQYPDDLNLLYTRAMQAEKRDDLAQMEKDLRLIIKRDPDNAMALNALGYTLSDRTTRYAEAKVLIEQAHKLNPEDPAVLDSLGWVNYRLGNLDEAERLLRQALERFPDQEVAAHLGEVLWANGKQREARQIWAKFLKEQPESAILRGTIKRLTGSETL
- the lolB gene encoding lipoprotein insertase outer membrane protein LolB; translation: MFLRHVIVFSFIALLAGCAGFGARESVEGQGNPAQWKQHKDQLSSIDGWQIEGKVGVRAPKDSGSGTLFWLQRQDYYDIRLSGPLGRGAARLTGRPGQVSLEVANQGRYEATSPEDLLEQQIGWKLPVSHLVWWVRGLPAPDSKSRLSLDGDSRLGTLEQDGWHVEYLSYVQQNGYWLPERIKLHGPDLDVTLVIKDWQPRKLGQ